One window from the genome of Candidatus Didemnitutus sp. encodes:
- a CDS encoding SUF system NifU family Fe-S cluster assembly protein: protein MNDLTDLYQSVILDHNRRPRNRGKLPTANRVAHGDNPTCGDQCSVFLRLDGDRIADISFDGAGCAISQASASLMTTQLKGKTAAEAQQLYDQFHHIVTTGEPPEEINDLAAFAGVHSFPARIKCATLGWHAALNALKNDPADATTETHKD from the coding sequence ATGAACGATCTCACCGATCTCTACCAGTCCGTCATCCTCGACCACAACCGCCGCCCGCGGAACCGCGGCAAATTGCCCACGGCCAACCGCGTCGCGCACGGCGACAACCCGACGTGCGGCGACCAGTGCAGCGTGTTCCTCCGGCTCGACGGCGACCGCATCGCCGACATCAGCTTCGACGGCGCCGGCTGCGCCATCTCGCAGGCCAGCGCCTCGCTCATGACGACGCAGCTGAAGGGCAAGACCGCCGCCGAGGCCCAGCAACTCTACGACCAGTTCCATCACATCGTCACCACCGGCGAACCACCCGAGGAAATCAACGACCTCGCCGCCTTCGCCGGCGTGCACTCCTTCCCCGCGCGCATCAAGTGCGCCACCCTCGGCTGGCACGCCGCGCTGAACGCGCTGAAAAACGACCCCGCCGACGCGACCACCGAAACGCACAAGGACTGA
- a CDS encoding cysteine desulfurase — protein sequence MSLDLAKIRADFPILHQQVNGKPLVYLDNGATSQKPRAVIDALVRYYERDNSNVHRGLHALSMRATDAYEGARARVAKFIHAADPAEIIFTRGTTESINLVARSWSHAHLKPGDVVLTTEFEHHSNLVPWQQAAKAAGATLKYVPLLGVDGEGGPDLAALDTLLTPQVKLFAFTHISNTLGTINPAAEFCRRARAVGAVTVIDAAQSIGHMPLDVQEIGCDFLAFSGHKMCGPTGIGVLYGRRALLDKLAPDETGGGMVVQVNYEGATWKPAPERFEAGTPNVADAIALGAACDYLDGIGRDNIAAHDDQLARYAMGKLSALPGIRIIGPRVGAPRSGLVSFAFEHVHAHDVVTFADEDGIALRGGHHCNQPLMRKLGLASTTRASFYLYNTEAEIDRLAASLQRILKFFAG from the coding sequence ATGTCCCTCGACCTCGCCAAAATCCGCGCCGACTTCCCCATCCTGCACCAACAGGTGAACGGCAAGCCACTCGTCTATCTCGACAACGGCGCCACCTCGCAGAAACCGCGCGCAGTCATCGACGCCCTCGTCCGCTACTACGAGCGCGACAACTCGAACGTCCACCGCGGCCTCCACGCGCTCTCCATGCGCGCCACCGACGCCTACGAAGGCGCCCGCGCGCGTGTGGCGAAGTTCATCCACGCCGCCGATCCCGCCGAGATCATCTTCACCCGCGGCACCACGGAGAGCATCAACCTCGTCGCCCGCAGCTGGAGCCACGCGCACCTGAAACCCGGCGACGTCGTGCTCACCACCGAGTTCGAGCACCACTCCAACCTCGTCCCTTGGCAACAAGCCGCCAAGGCCGCCGGCGCCACGCTGAAATACGTGCCGCTCCTCGGCGTCGACGGCGAAGGCGGCCCGGACCTCGCCGCACTCGACACGCTGCTCACGCCGCAGGTGAAGCTCTTCGCGTTCACCCACATTTCCAACACGCTCGGCACGATCAATCCCGCCGCGGAATTCTGCCGCCGCGCGCGCGCCGTCGGCGCCGTCACGGTGATCGACGCCGCGCAATCCATCGGACACATGCCGCTCGACGTGCAGGAGATCGGCTGCGATTTCCTCGCGTTCTCCGGCCACAAGATGTGCGGCCCCACCGGCATCGGCGTCCTCTACGGCCGCCGCGCGCTGCTCGATAAACTCGCCCCGGATGAAACCGGCGGCGGCATGGTCGTGCAGGTGAACTACGAAGGCGCCACCTGGAAGCCCGCGCCCGAGCGCTTCGAAGCCGGCACGCCCAACGTCGCCGACGCCATCGCGCTCGGCGCAGCGTGCGATTACCTCGACGGCATCGGCCGCGACAACATCGCCGCGCACGACGACCAGCTCGCGCGCTACGCGATGGGAAAACTCTCCGCGCTGCCCGGCATCCGTATCATCGGCCCGCGCGTCGGCGCGCCGCGCAGCGGTTTGGTGAGCTTCGCCTTCGAGCACGTGCACGCGCACGACGTGGTGACCTTCGCCGACGAGGATGGCATCGCCCTTCGCGGCGGCCACCACTGCAACCAGCCGCTCATGCGCAAGCTCGGCCTCGCCTCCACCACGCGGGCCAGCTTCTACCTCTATAATACCGAGGCCGAGATCGACCGCCTCGCCGCGTCGCTGCAGCGCATCCTGAAGTTTTTCGCCGGCTAA
- a CDS encoding metallophosphoesterase: MNRRDFLQRSGALALGATTGLLSPATALATPPNSQRQRVLRAAHLTDIHVRPDQPDLQHPAAGMAEAIRHAQAQTDRPELLLFGGDCIGDALYTPKDEVLAQWDAWDRVFSAEVKTSAKLCLGNHDIYGWAHQDRAAAERDPAYGKTLALERMGLKDRYYSFDQAGWHFVVLDSMEPDYPTDHHYIARLDEAQFAWLARDLAATPVATPICVLSHIPIFSAAAYFDGPRESGADWVVPGAWMHIDARRIKDLFHQHPNVKVCLSGHLHMEDDVTYLGVRYLCNGAVCGGWWKGKHQEFSPSYALLDFYDDGSVENTLVNYRGA, translated from the coding sequence ATGAATCGCCGCGATTTCCTCCAACGCAGCGGGGCGCTCGCCCTCGGGGCCACGACCGGCCTTCTTTCCCCCGCCACGGCGCTGGCGACACCGCCGAATTCCCAGCGCCAACGCGTGCTCCGCGCGGCGCACTTGACCGACATCCATGTCCGGCCTGATCAGCCGGATCTACAGCATCCGGCCGCGGGGATGGCGGAGGCGATCCGCCACGCCCAAGCGCAGACGGACCGGCCGGAGTTGCTGCTCTTCGGGGGCGATTGCATCGGCGACGCGCTCTACACGCCGAAGGACGAAGTGCTCGCGCAATGGGATGCGTGGGACCGCGTGTTTTCGGCCGAGGTGAAGACGTCCGCCAAGCTGTGTCTGGGCAACCACGACATCTACGGCTGGGCGCACCAGGATCGCGCGGCGGCCGAGCGCGATCCGGCGTATGGCAAGACGCTCGCGCTGGAGCGAATGGGACTGAAGGACCGCTATTACTCGTTCGATCAAGCCGGCTGGCATTTCGTGGTGCTCGACAGCATGGAGCCGGATTATCCGACCGACCACCACTACATCGCACGCCTCGATGAGGCGCAATTTGCCTGGCTGGCGCGCGATCTCGCCGCGACTCCCGTCGCCACGCCGATCTGCGTGCTCTCGCACATCCCGATTTTCAGTGCGGCGGCGTATTTCGATGGGCCGCGCGAAAGCGGCGCGGATTGGGTGGTGCCCGGCGCGTGGATGCACATCGACGCGCGGCGCATCAAGGATCTGTTTCACCAGCACCCGAACGTGAAGGTCTGCCTCAGCGGCCACCTCCACATGGAGGACGATGTCACCTACCTCGGCGTGCGCTATCTCTGCAACGGCGCCGTGTGCGGCGGCTGGTGGAAGGGCAAGCACCAGGAATTCAGCCCGTCCTACGCGCTGCTCGATTTCTACGATGACGGCAGCGTGGAGAACACGCTGGTGAACTACCGCGGCGCCTGA
- the hemN gene encoding oxygen-independent coproporphyrinogen III oxidase, with protein sequence MVSPRYTVPASIEPALELVRKYNIPGPRYTSYPTAPQFSDQIDRYALLQEIRRDNADASTPLSLYFHLPFCESLCWYCGCNTVITMRRASATEYVDLLIKEVEMTAPLLDLSRPVTQLHFGGGTPTFLPPADIDRLAATIHKYFKFSADAEISVEIDPRRLTKEHVDAFRRLGCNRASLGVQDTNPQVQVAIHRWQPLAMTKQAIDWLREAGYQSVSVDLIYGLPLQTPESFSKTVDEVIGLNPDRLAVFSYAHVPWVKPAQKIFDQRQQLPSTEEKLTMLMTASHKLVAAGYATIGMDHFARPQDELAIAFAEGTLHRNFQGYTTRAGASLYGFGMSSISQTDGSFRQNYKELPDYETAIKEGRLPIERGYLLSEDDKRRRTIISDIMCARGLDFAALSKKLGLDFEQTYAAELATLGDLEADGLIERAPGRVTITQLGQLFLRIFGMRFDAHLEKKRTGFSKVV encoded by the coding sequence ATGGTGTCTCCACGCTACACCGTCCCCGCCTCCATCGAACCCGCGCTTGAGCTGGTCCGGAAATACAACATTCCCGGCCCGCGCTACACGTCGTATCCGACCGCGCCGCAATTCTCGGACCAGATCGACCGCTACGCTCTGCTCCAGGAGATCCGCCGCGACAACGCCGACGCCAGCACGCCGCTCTCGCTCTATTTCCACCTGCCGTTCTGCGAGTCGCTTTGCTGGTATTGCGGCTGCAACACGGTCATCACGATGCGCCGCGCCTCGGCCACGGAATACGTCGATCTCCTGATCAAGGAGGTCGAGATGACCGCGCCGCTGCTCGACCTCAGCCGCCCCGTCACGCAGCTGCACTTCGGCGGCGGCACGCCGACCTTCCTCCCGCCGGCCGACATCGACCGCCTCGCCGCGACGATCCACAAGTATTTCAAATTCTCCGCCGACGCCGAGATCTCCGTCGAGATCGACCCGCGCCGCCTGACCAAGGAGCACGTCGACGCCTTCCGCCGCCTCGGCTGCAACCGTGCCTCGCTCGGCGTGCAGGACACGAATCCGCAGGTCCAGGTCGCCATCCACCGCTGGCAGCCGCTCGCGATGACGAAGCAGGCGATCGACTGGCTCCGCGAGGCCGGCTACCAATCCGTCAGCGTCGACCTGATCTACGGCCTGCCGCTGCAAACGCCCGAGTCGTTCAGCAAAACCGTCGACGAGGTCATCGGCCTCAATCCCGACCGCCTCGCCGTCTTCAGCTACGCCCATGTGCCGTGGGTGAAGCCGGCGCAAAAAATCTTCGACCAGCGCCAGCAGCTCCCGTCCACCGAGGAGAAGCTGACGATGCTCATGACCGCGTCGCACAAGCTCGTCGCCGCCGGCTACGCCACCATCGGCATGGATCACTTCGCGCGTCCGCAGGACGAGCTCGCGATCGCCTTCGCCGAGGGCACGCTGCACCGCAATTTCCAAGGCTACACGACGCGCGCCGGCGCCTCGCTCTACGGCTTCGGCATGTCCTCGATTTCGCAGACCGACGGCTCGTTCCGGCAAAACTACAAGGAACTCCCCGACTACGAGACCGCGATCAAGGAAGGCCGCCTGCCCATCGAGCGCGGCTACCTCCTCTCCGAGGACGACAAGCGTCGGCGCACCATCATCTCCGACATCATGTGCGCGCGCGGCCTCGATTTTGCCGCACTGTCGAAAAAGCTCGGCCTCGACTTCGAGCAAACCTACGCCGCCGAACTGGCCACGCTCGGCGATCTCGAGGCGGACGGCTTGATCGAGCGCGCGCCCGGCCGCGTGACCATCACGCAACTCGGCCAGCTCTTCCTCCGCATCTTCGGCATGCGCTTCGACGCGCACCTCGAGAAGAAGCGCACCGGTTTCTCGAAAGTCGTCTGA
- a CDS encoding 6-carboxytetrahydropterin synthase, protein MPYRIAKIFEIESGHLLSKHPEKCRFPHGHSRKIEVVLVADTLDANDMVCDFKAVKLILGEFLGRWDHALAINTSDPQFAYFQKAYGERIVPFTDRDPTTEVMAKAIFDELARRLPEPTASGHYAIGPNVRVERIRVTETSSSWAEYSA, encoded by the coding sequence ATGCCTTACCGCATCGCCAAAATTTTCGAAATCGAGAGCGGCCACCTGCTCTCGAAACACCCCGAAAAGTGCCGCTTCCCGCACGGGCACAGCCGCAAGATCGAGGTCGTGCTCGTCGCCGACACTCTCGACGCGAACGACATGGTCTGCGACTTCAAGGCGGTGAAGCTGATCCTCGGCGAGTTTCTCGGCCGCTGGGATCACGCGCTCGCGATCAACACCTCGGACCCACAGTTCGCCTATTTCCAGAAAGCCTACGGCGAGCGGATCGTTCCCTTCACCGACCGCGACCCGACCACCGAAGTGATGGCGAAGGCCATCTTCGACGAGCTTGCCCGCCGCCTCCCCGAGCCGACCGCGAGCGGCCACTACGCCATCGGCCCGAACGTCCGCGTGGAACGTATCCGCGTCACCGAGACCAGTTCGAGCTGGGCCGAATACTCGGCCTGA
- a CDS encoding DUF1328 domain-containing protein — translation MLSYTVLFLIIAIVAGALGFGVVAGTAAAIAKVCFVIFLVLFLFSLFRGTARRP, via the coding sequence ATGCTCAGCTACACCGTCCTCTTCCTGATCATTGCCATCGTCGCGGGCGCGCTGGGTTTCGGAGTCGTCGCCGGCACCGCGGCCGCGATCGCCAAGGTCTGCTTCGTGATCTTTCTCGTGCTGTTTCTCTTCTCGCTCTTTCGCGGCACGGCGCGGCGTCCGTGA
- a CDS encoding PH domain-containing protein — MPLAPSDAAIHAIERPHRNLLTYYFLSSLVFPPALLFLGPYLYFRYHTMRYKFTADGISMSWGILFRREIIVQYARIQDIHLRSNLVERWLGLARILVQTASGSSGAEMTIEGLREFEAVRDFLYHQMRGVKEPATKPAAAPPTATAAQDAELAAALREVAAELRATRAALETQRRH, encoded by the coding sequence GTGCCCCTCGCCCCCTCCGACGCCGCCATTCATGCGATCGAGCGACCGCATCGCAACCTGCTCACGTATTACTTCCTGTCGTCGCTCGTGTTTCCGCCCGCACTCTTGTTCCTCGGGCCCTACTTGTATTTCCGCTACCACACGATGCGCTACAAGTTCACCGCGGACGGCATCTCGATGAGCTGGGGCATCCTGTTCCGCCGCGAAATCATCGTCCAATACGCGCGCATCCAGGACATCCATCTGCGCTCCAATCTCGTCGAGCGCTGGCTCGGCCTCGCGCGCATCCTCGTGCAAACCGCGAGCGGCAGTTCCGGCGCGGAGATGACCATCGAAGGCCTGCGCGAGTTCGAGGCCGTGCGCGACTTTCTCTATCACCAGATGCGCGGCGTGAAGGAACCGGCAACGAAGCCCGCCGCCGCGCCTCCGACCGCCACCGCCGCCCAGGACGCCGAGCTCGCCGCCGCGCTGCGCGAAGTCGCCGCCGAGCTCCGCGCCACCCGCGCCGCGCTCGAAACGCAACGCCGCCACTGA
- a CDS encoding PH domain-containing protein encodes MLAAVRSRLLRILRVPHDPEPPLGAPGSTKIFRAAKNFYYVRLARWLLTQIGAVIGIAFSIGFIANFRDDFEAAQAAREQRAHLAAVPPSATASTPEAPAPSVAPKGAKAKRDRGLPRQVFFARTPYWVLTLVEIAELAGIAVFLLQLPITFAAVRLDWELRWYIVTDRSLRIRAGIWSLQESTMSFANLQQVEVSQGPVQRLLGIADVRVQSAGGGRVSEHGKDAGESLHAGVFHGVDNAQEIRDLVLDRLRLFRQAGLGDPDDAHASVAPAAPVAEASTVAGDTLAAARELLAEARALRATVS; translated from the coding sequence ATGCTCGCCGCCGTTCGCTCCCGCCTCCTGCGCATCCTCCGCGTCCCGCACGACCCCGAGCCGCCCCTCGGCGCGCCCGGCTCGACGAAAATCTTCCGCGCCGCGAAGAATTTCTATTACGTCCGCCTCGCCCGCTGGCTCCTGACCCAAATCGGCGCGGTGATCGGCATCGCGTTCTCGATCGGCTTCATCGCCAACTTCCGCGACGACTTCGAAGCCGCGCAAGCCGCCCGCGAACAACGCGCGCACCTCGCCGCCGTGCCACCGTCCGCCACCGCTTCCACGCCCGAGGCACCGGCTCCTTCCGTCGCACCCAAGGGCGCCAAGGCAAAGCGCGATCGCGGCCTCCCGCGACAGGTGTTTTTCGCCCGCACCCCGTATTGGGTTCTCACCTTGGTGGAAATCGCCGAGCTCGCGGGTATCGCCGTCTTCCTGCTCCAACTGCCGATCACGTTCGCCGCCGTGCGTCTCGATTGGGAACTGCGCTGGTATATCGTCACCGATCGCAGTCTGCGCATCCGCGCCGGCATCTGGTCGCTCCAGGAATCGACCATGAGCTTCGCCAATCTCCAGCAGGTCGAGGTCTCGCAAGGTCCCGTGCAACGCCTCCTCGGCATCGCCGACGTCCGCGTCCAATCCGCCGGCGGCGGCCGCGTCTCGGAGCACGGCAAGGACGCCGGCGAGTCGCTGCACGCCGGCGTGTTTCACGGCGTAGACAACGCACAGGAGATCCGCGACCTCGTCCTCGATCGGCTCCGGCTCTTCCGCCAAGCCGGCCTCGGCGACCCGGACGATGCGCACGCGTCCGTCGCTCCGGCCGCGCCGGTGGCGGAAGCGAGCACGGTCGCCGGCGATACGCTCGCCGCCGCCCGCGAGTTGCTGGCCGAAGCCCGGGCCCTGCGCGCCACGGTGAGCTGA
- a CDS encoding MBL fold metallo-hydrolase, with product MSAASRPTKPWFARHVPPGVFTIRGLMGVCHLLVDAQGEAVLIDTGLIGERTQIRWMLRRLGLTPESIKAILLTHGHLDHGANAEWAKRLTGAPLYAHSAEQAHLDGTYPFQGAARWCGRLERVGYNVLNYRPARIDRFIADGDELPFWGGLRVVHLPGHTEGHCGFYSARHDLLFSGDLFASYFFNVHFPPPFLNARPDLLAGSVYKTLALNPRWIVPQHYDVLDGELHARRFRALCERAVQRGARTARL from the coding sequence GTGAGCGCAGCGTCGCGCCCGACGAAGCCCTGGTTCGCGCGCCATGTGCCGCCCGGCGTGTTCACGATCCGCGGACTCATGGGCGTGTGCCATCTCCTCGTCGATGCGCAGGGTGAGGCGGTGCTGATCGACACCGGTCTGATCGGCGAGCGCACGCAGATCCGCTGGATGCTCCGCCGCCTCGGGCTCACGCCGGAATCCATCAAGGCCATCCTGCTCACGCACGGGCATCTCGACCACGGGGCGAATGCCGAGTGGGCCAAGCGCCTCACGGGCGCGCCGCTCTACGCGCATTCGGCCGAGCAGGCGCATCTCGACGGCACCTATCCGTTTCAAGGTGCGGCGCGTTGGTGCGGGCGGTTGGAGCGCGTGGGCTACAATGTGCTCAACTATCGTCCGGCGCGCATCGATCGCTTCATCGCCGACGGCGACGAGCTGCCATTTTGGGGCGGACTGCGCGTGGTGCATCTGCCGGGCCACACCGAGGGGCATTGCGGGTTCTATAGCGCGCGGCACGACCTGCTGTTCAGCGGCGACCTGTTCGCGAGTTACTTCTTCAACGTTCACTTTCCGCCGCCGTTCCTGAACGCGCGACCGGATTTGCTTGCGGGCAGCGTCTACAAAACGCTCGCGCTGAACCCGCGCTGGATCGTGCCGCAACATTACGACGTGCTCGATGGCGAGCTGCATGCGCGGCGGTTCCGCGCTCTGTGCGAGCGGGCGGTGCAACGCGGCGCACGGACGGCGCGACTGTAG
- a CDS encoding LysM peptidoglycan-binding domain-containing protein: MSRVPVLLRRHVLPLVAAAVLALGLAGCGGDSRQSYATEADEPYYRQAEQMKRSGRQQEALSAYLRVIEKRGDDAPESHLEAGLVYAQHIRDPIAAIYHFRKYLSLRPNSAQAPLVKQRIDAAIRDFARTLPAQPLDTQVQRVDLIAALDKLKLENDILKQQVADLQAGRETTVGTAPAESPVERPAPTPANRAPAGTGGSANNFSVNLDTMPTVRTRPAATRPEPVSPPPTARSSAATAPKQTPAAQTPQPARGARTHTVRPGDTLSSLSQRYYGNRSRWRDIYQANRATMRNEGDLKVGAQIMIPQ; encoded by the coding sequence GTGTCGCGCGTCCCTGTCCTGCTCCGTCGCCATGTGCTGCCGCTCGTCGCGGCGGCCGTTTTGGCGTTGGGCTTGGCCGGATGCGGTGGCGATAGCCGGCAGTCCTACGCGACGGAGGCCGACGAGCCGTATTATCGCCAAGCCGAGCAGATGAAGCGCTCCGGCCGGCAGCAGGAAGCGCTGTCGGCTTACCTGCGAGTCATCGAGAAACGCGGCGACGACGCGCCGGAATCCCACCTCGAAGCGGGCCTCGTCTACGCGCAGCACATCCGCGATCCGATCGCCGCGATCTACCACTTCCGGAAATATCTCTCGCTCCGCCCCAACAGTGCGCAGGCTCCCCTGGTGAAGCAGCGCATCGACGCGGCGATCCGGGATTTCGCGCGCACGCTGCCCGCTCAGCCGCTCGACACGCAGGTGCAGCGCGTCGATCTCATCGCGGCGCTGGACAAACTGAAACTCGAGAACGACATCCTGAAACAACAGGTCGCCGACCTCCAGGCCGGTCGCGAAACGACAGTGGGCACGGCGCCGGCCGAGTCGCCGGTGGAACGCCCGGCACCGACGCCGGCGAACCGCGCCCCCGCCGGCACCGGCGGCAGCGCGAACAATTTTTCGGTCAACCTCGACACCATGCCGACCGTGCGCACGCGTCCGGCTGCGACGCGACCCGAGCCGGTTTCGCCCCCGCCCACGGCCCGCTCCTCCGCGGCCACCGCGCCAAAGCAAACGCCCGCCGCGCAAACCCCGCAGCCCGCGCGCGGCGCACGCACCCACACGGTGCGTCCCGGCGACACGCTTTCGAGTCTCTCGCAGCGCTACTACGGCAATCGCTCGCGCTGGCGCGACATCTACCAGGCGAACCGCGCCACGATGCGCAACGAGGGCGACCTCAAGGTCGGCGCGCAGATCATGATTCCGCAGTGA